Proteins encoded in a region of the Anguilla anguilla isolate fAngAng1 chromosome 10, fAngAng1.pri, whole genome shotgun sequence genome:
- the LOC118206581 gene encoding hypermethylated in cancer 2 protein-like — MELPNHAKQILLQLNQQRAKGFLCDVIIVVENALFRAHKNILAASSIYFKSLVLHDNLINLDTEMVNPSVFRQILDFIYTGKLLSSEPSSEQNFTALLTAASYLQLHDLAALCRKKLKRNGRVVPGKPSAPGGGRPLRAPRLSATPTGHKRFPGSDCESKPPDDRLKDKLSDDELFVGGGLQPGSAPLRRSAGKNGSSGNLSSGSGGDQELGLDLSKKSPSDSTATEEVSPNSLAQGSPQSACASTANSASFEDSAPNPPGLDGVEPMDVSGGAEEKNPTPPDAGQPRKSSRQVARKKEWPKKEGGGAKGEERAVPNGVIVGPKPGEGHCGSSGGGSGSSFASDHSFQCKEEEEEEANGQEHSEESGQSDGEGGAGGGAGGGAGGGHSSANYVYRQEGFEPAFGDNLYVCIPCGKGFPSSEQLNAHVETHTEEELYIKEEGTYVKEEEEEEAEDLSASTPAFGAGSEPRPFKCTVCSKSYKDPATLRQHEKSHWLTRPFPCNICGKMFTQRGTMTRHMRSHLGLKPFACEECGMRFTRQYRLTEHMRVHSGEKPYECQLCGGKFTQQRNLISHLRMHTSPS, encoded by the coding sequence ATGGAACTGCCAAATCATGCCAAACAAATACTGCTACAGCTGAACCAGCAAAGAGCCAAAGGTTTCCTGTGTGACGTGATCATCGTGGTGGAGAACGCCCTCTTCCGGGCGCACAAGAACATCCTGGCGGCCAGCAGCATCTACTTCAAGTCCCTGGTGCTTCACGACAACCTGATCAACCTGGACACGGAGATGGTGAACCCGTCCGTGTTCCGGCAGATCCTGGACTTCATCTACACGGGCAAGCTGCTGTCCTCGGAGCCGAGCAGCGAGCAGAACTTCACCGCCCTCCTGACGGCGGCCAGCTACCTCCAGCTGCACGACCTGGCGGCGCTCTGCAGGAAGAAGCTCAAGCGCAATGGGAGGGTGGTCCCGGGGAAGCCCAGCGCCCCCGGGGGGGGCCGCCCCCTCCGCGCCCCGAGGCTGTCGGCCACGCCCACGGGGCACAAGCGCTTCCCCGGGTCCGACTGCGAGAGCAAGCCCCCCGACGACCGGCTCAAGGACAAGCTGTCCGACGACGAGCTGTTCGTGGGCGGCGGCCTGcagcccggctccgcccccctccgccgCTCTGCGGGGAAGAACGGCAGCAGCGGCAACCTCAGCTCGGGGAGCGGCGGCGACCAGGAGCTGGGCCTGGACCTGTCCAAGAAGAGCCCGTCCGACAGCACCGCCACAGAGGAGGTGAGCCCCAACAGCCTGGCCCAGGGGTCCCCCCAGTCCGCCTGCGCCTCCACCGCCAACAGTGCCTCCTTCGAAGACTCCGCCCCCAACCCGCCGGGCCTGGACGGCGTGGAGCCCATGGATGtgagcgggggggcggaggagaagAACCCGACCCCCCCGGACGCCGGCCAGCCGCGCAAGAGCTCCCGCCAGGTGGCCCGGAAGAAGGAGTGGCCCAAgaaggaggggggcggggccaagggCGAGGAGAGGGCGGTGCCCAACGGCGTGATCGTGGGGCCCAAACCGGGGGAGGGCCACTGCGGCAGCAGCGGGGGGGGCAGCGGCAGCAGCTTCGCCTCCGACCACTCCTTCCAGtgcaaggaggaggaggaggaggaggcgaacGGGCAGGAGCACAGCGAGGAGAGCGGGCAGAGCgacggggagggcggggctgggggcggagccgggggcggggccgggggcgggcaCTCCAGCGCCAACTACGTCTACCGGCAGGAGGGCTTCGAGCCGGCGTTCGGCGACAACCTGTACGTGTGCATCCCCTGCGGCAAAGGCTTCCCCAGCTCGGAGCAGCTCAACGCCCACGTGGAGACGCACACCGAGGAGGAGCTCTACATCAAGGAGGAGGGCACCTAcgtgaaggaggaggaagaggaggaggcggaggaccTGTCCGCCAGCACGCCGGCCTTCGGCGCCGGCtccgagccccgccccttcaAGTGCACGGTGTGCAGCAAGAGCTACAAGGACCCGGCGACCCTGCGGCAGCACGAGAAGAGCCACTGGCTGACCCGGCCCTTCCCCTGCAACATCTGCGGCAAGATGTTCACGCAGCGCGGCACCATGACCCGCCACATGCGCAGCCACCTGGGCCTCAAGCCCTTCGCCTGCGAGGAGTGCGGCATGCGCTTCACCCGCCAGTACCGCCTGACCGAGCACATGCGCGTGCACTCGGGCGAGAAGCCCTACGAGTGCCAGCTCTGCGGCGGGAAGTTCACACAGCAGCGCAACCTGATCAGCCACCTGCGCATGCACACGTCCCCGTCATAA